The following DNA comes from Peromyscus leucopus breed LL Stock chromosome 2, UCI_PerLeu_2.1, whole genome shotgun sequence.
ATAAgagtttttaaatcttttttttttttttgagggtctTACTgagtacctctggctgtcctgaaactcactctgtagcccaagctggcctcaaactcacagagatcctcctgcttctgcctcctgagtgctgagattaaaggtgtgtgccactatggccTGACAATTCTTTAAAATCTTGATTGACTGATTCTCTGGAAGAAAGAAGTTGGAAGATGTGGCAATAGTGGACCAGGGTTCTCTGAGGTAGCAATCTGAGCCCAGGTGTTGTGACACATGTCGGAGGGATTAGGAGTTTGAATCTAGCCTGGACTATAGAACGAGACCACGtctcaaactaaaactaaaacaaagacagtAGCTGAGGTCACAGCTAaatggtagagtacctgcctaccATGTGTGAGGGCACTGGCTAGACCCCAGTACCACCAAAATCAAACACCAAGACCTCATTCTGAAgaccaggtttggtggcacacacatagAGTCCCAGTGCACTGGACAGAAAAgcaggaggttcagaagttcaaggccatccttggctgtatacatagtgagttctgacTGGGCTACATGACTCAAAAatccaaagacaaacaaaaaggccACCTTCAGGTGAGAGAGATGTATCCCATAGAATGGGCCTGAACTTATTTACATGCACTGTGCCAACTGGCATGGACTCGAGGTTTGTATTACCCTACTCTCCCATCCCAGCCGTCTTGGAGCAATCAGACTTTGACAACTCCCattgccctgccctgcccttctgcctccctttctggaaaaacaagaacagactcccatattttattcctttatttaacaCACGTGTACCTCTTGCCCGGTGATTGCCAAGCCCTGAAGCTAGATGCAAATGGAACATGCTTCTTCCCTTAGAGAGCTGTTCATCCCGTTGAGAAGATGGCCCTGTGTTGCCCAGCTAAAAGGTAACGGGAAGCTGGGCGTGTTGGCTGCAAACCTGGTAACCCCAGTGTTCCAAAGACCACAGCGGGAGGATCTTGGACttcaggccagtgtgggctactgagactgtctcaaacaagtaaCACAACACGGGGCGGAGGGTGCAGCACCATGTCCTAGTTCCTTCTTagtttctgagtcagggtctcactacgcaGACCAGGctgagccttgaactcacagatccgcctgcctttgcctcccagtgctgggagtaaaggcgtgcgccaccgcagCTGGCAGTTCTGATTACTAACTAACCTTGTGCGGTGCCGCGaggctctaatcccagcatttgggatgtggaagcaggaggatcaggagttctaggccagcctaggctacaccgGACCCAGAAGAACCTAGTTATATTTACCTTTCGGGTCGTTgtgaacattcattcattcatttcattcgaTTCCTCAAGCGTCCGCTAGTGACAAGTGCTTTGCTAGGATCGGACAGTAAAGTAGGAAAAGAGTCATGGCCATGCTCTCTTGGCACTAGCAGCCTAGTGGTATTAAAGAAagaattggccgggcggtggtggcgcacgcctttagtcccagcacttgggaggcagaggcaggcggatctctgtgagttcgaggccagcctggactaccaagtgagtcccaggaaaggcgcaaagctacacagagaaaccctgtctcgaaaaaccaaaaaaaaaaaaaaaaagaaagaaagaaagaataaattagaagttaagttttgggggtttttttagATCGTGTTCTTGGAGTGACCTTGAGCAggattcctgatcctctggcttccactagAAGTCCCATTCACAGTCTTTAAGATGCGTATACGCTAGGCACGCGCGGGAGGGAAAAGAGCAGCCGCGCTGAGAATGAGCCCCGTGTGGTTGGTGCGCGCGCGGCGCACTGCCTGCGTCACTAGGAGAGCTGACGGCTGACGCCCCGCCGCACGCCGCTCGGCTCGCCCCGGGGGGGTCGCTTCTTGGCGGACTAACCGTGGCAGCGGGGTAAGTCTACGCGCGTGTGCACGCGGCACTCTCTGCCCATGGTCCGGGGACTTTCCCCTAGGCGGAAGGGTAAGGAACGAGTCCCTCGTGTGTAGCCTAGGAAACAGGCCTTCAGAGCGAGCTGCTCCACAGTGGCACGGTGCGGCCATTTTATAGCCCTACCACAGCGCTTATTTTTTACTTATGGTGACGAAAATTGGTCGTTTGCACTCTAAAACCTACGAGCCACCGCCTTAGGCATGATACTTTAGGCTGAACGGTTCTGGACCCATTCTTACTTAAGGAATATATAAGTAGATAGGAAATTAATTAATGTAGAAAAGCTATAAGGGCGTGGTATTATGCAAATATTATTTGGCCCGCCCCGTGAGGTGGGCGTGGCCACCCAAGGCGACCCAGAGCGGGAGCGGCGCTGGTCGCCTGCGCGTGCGCACTACGGCGGGAAGCCAGCGCTGGACCGTGCGGGCCCTGGGCGCACCTTCCCggtgagccaggcatggcgggCGCGGGCCCGGTGTCGAGCGTGCTGGGGCTGCTGCTCGTGTCGGCTCTGTTTGGGGCCCTTGGAGAGCGCCGCAGCCCCGATCCGGGGGCACACCCAGGTACCCGCGAGGGCTGCTGGAGGGAGGCTTGGACCGCCTGGGAGAGGCGTCCTCTCCGCTGACGGGTTGTGCTTCAATCCGCAGAACGCCGCTCCCAGGTCGGTCCCGGGGCCACCGAACCCAGGCGGCGGCCGCCACCCAAGGACCAGCGCGAACGGGCCCGGGCCGGAGCGCTGCCTTTGGGGGCGCTGTACACTGCGGCCGTCGTGGCTTTTGTGCTGTACAAGTGTTTGCAGGTGCGGTGTGGccgtggggtgggggggagtccTGGGTCTCAGTCTCCTGGGGGCGCCACGGGGCCAGGAACGAGACGCCGCTGCGCGACTGCCTGTGAAATGAAGACCAGTCCCTTGGTGCTCCCACACTGGGAAGTGACCGTTACGTTTCCTCCTCCCACAGTCCCGTGAAGAGCGATTTTCTTACTCGAGATCATCCACCTAGTGTCTGATGAGAGTGGGGTTTTAAACCAACTGAATGGTGTCtgcatgtgaaaaaaaatgcagttaCTGCTGAGCCTCCAGCCATGGCCCCAGGGGTTAACCACTGCAGCAACAGTGTTAGTGTGCCAGACACCAAGCTGCGTTCATGTTCTCCTTGGGAAGGGAGCCCTGAAATGTGAACGGACAGCAGGACATTCTGACCACCCAGGGCTGTATCTTCAGCCCTGATCCATTACTTGTATTAGGAAATAGAGACTAATAGTGACATAAACTGAACTAGATGAGATGGCTAGGAACGAGGCCAGGCAGACTGGACAGGCTGGAGTGGGGATTGGAATTTAATGATTAGTAAATtctagccaggcgtggtggcacacgcctctcctttaaccccagcgctggggaggcagaggcaggaggatctctgtgagttcgaggccagcctggtctacagagcaagctgaTAGTTTCCCAGTGTGCTATAATAACCTACTTTGTAATTAAAGGGTCCAGCCATCTCAACAGTGGGAGAATTGTATCCTAAAAGTAAACCTTAGGGCACCGACTTTAAGAACACTATATATTCAGTAAAACAACCTGGGGGCAATGGGAATTGAAAACTGACTTGACAGATTGGGGATTTTGTACCAGCAGAAACTGAGGGAGTTGGACATAGTGGCACAGAcatgttgaggcaggaggattgaaagtccAAAGCCTGTCCTGACattagcaagaccctatctcaacgaCAGCAAATAGCACGGAGGGTAGGGATGCTGAACAAGGAAGCAGGGATATGACCGGCCAGTCTTCAGAATCCTGCTGTAATTTCACATTCCAAAGAGTGCTTTAGCAGTCTGACCATATGTGGGCATGCCGACATGTTGTTTCATGTCCTGGGTAAGCAGCTGGACTAGAAACCATTGTGATTCTGAGGTGGATGCCCAGAGCTTTCTCTGGTTCCTGTCTTCACTGGCCTTGAGGACTGAGGTGCTGGGGCCTTGCTGCTGCAGCAACTTTACCCTTTCCTGCTTCCACAACAGGGCCCGGATGAGGCTGCCAttctccaagaggaaaaaaacaagaagaaatccTTGCAGTCAGGTGGGCTGAGCAGTAGTAGTGGATTTTGTGAGGGAGTTGGTCAGGGGACTGCAGGAGTAACCATCCTGTCTACCTTCCTCCCAGAACAACAGCTGGTGCAGTTGACGCAGCAGCTGGCCCAGACGGAACAGCACCTGAACAATCTCATGACCCAGCTGGACCCCCTTTTTGAGCGGTGAGCATTTGTGGGGTGAGTGGGGAGCCACGGAGAGAGATGGAGCAGCCCCTGAGTGGGTGTTTCTGCAGGGTGACTACTCTGGTTGGAACCCAGCGGGAACTCCTAAACATGAAGCTCAAGACCGTGCACCAGCTCCTACAAGACTGCAAGCCTGGCACGGGTGTGCCAGTTCCAGGTACACGATCGGGAAGCGGTGGCTGGGAGACGGAGGCCCTGACGCTGGAGCAAGCCGGTCTTTCCCTCACAGAGGCCAGCGTACCCTTTCCTGAGGACGAGGGGCAAGAGGACCAACAAGAAGCAGAAGACAGTCAGGCCTGGGAGGGGCCCGTAAACTGGAGCCCAGATTCATGGAACCTAGCTCCTTCCTGGGAGGTGCAGCAGGGGCTGAGGCGAAGATGGCCCAAGACTGTGACAGAGGACCCAGCAGTGAAGGGGGGACAGCCACTGGAGGGTTAGTAAAACCAGGTCACCTTGTCCTGGGTGCTCCTCTGTGCTTTTCCTGCTCCCAGCTGGTCGGACACAGGAATACGAGGTACTGAAGCCGACTGAGCCTCCCAGAAAAGGTTCCCTTATTAGGAAAAGAGAGAATGCCTTCCAGAATTCCTGAGGCTCTCGATACGGCAGCCATCAAAGCTCAAACGCCTTTTTCTTGTGGTTTAGACAGAAGGGTCTTTCCAAAAACACAATAAAACGCACTTTATTAAAATCCAGtaggaaaataaattatagaactTGTACAAAATAGGAGGTAGTTCAGGAAGATctagagttcaaggacagcctgggctatatgaaaccttgtctcaagaaaagaaaggaactgTATACagtagccaggtgtggcagcatacacctgtaaacccaacacttgaaaggctgaggcaggaggatttcaagttcacaGTCAGCCTGGatcacatagtaagaccctgtctcaaaaaataaaagaagaaaccacAGGTAACAAAAAGTGGCCTTCTTTGCAAAGCTGCAAACTGAGTCAGTGTTGAGCCCCCATTGGCATGGTATTAAAGGAGCTGGATCAGCTGGGGCTCAGCTGGCTTGGCCTGCTTTctacttcttgttttgttttttaaaatgagacagggtttctctgtggagccctggctgtcctagaattcgctctgtagaccaaccaggctggcctagaattcagagatccgcctgcctctgccttccaagcgctaggattaaaggcatgcaccaccaccatcaccaccaccagcttGCTTTCTGATAAGCTAGTTAAATGCCCAGTGTCAACCTGTGGAGGGCTCTGTGGTTCCAGAGCTGAAGTTTGATTCCCTTTTGTTCTTGGCTCTGCCCTTCCCTGAGTATCCAGAGTTCGGGAATTTTAAGATTCTTAGGCATGTCCAACTGCCACATATATcccaggatagctatgaatgtggCCCAGCACATTTATAGATGACAATGTCATGTCGcagtgtcaaaaggttggacgCGTCAGTGAGtctgcctcttctggcttctgtgggaagGAAACCGTTCAGGCGCTGGGATGAGCGCTCTGTACTAACAGTTGCCTATGGGGCGGGGGAGCCCTGCCGTGAGGGAAGCACTCCTTTCCAGCTCACAGCTTACCTGATAGCCACAGTCAGGCTGTGGTGCCACCGTGACAGCTCCTCGTGGTCAGTGGACATAAGCAGTAGCTTCTCGTCGGGAAGGACAGCTAGGGAGAAACCACTTTAGTTCAGAACAAGTCAGGCTGCAGCTGTCGCTGGCTCCACAGCGTGAATTCAGGGATATGATGACGAAATATGAAAGCTTAGCCCTGACAATGCCCTTACTCATGCAAAGGGACCCAGGCCAGGGGGTACGCTGGTCTGTGAGTGCCTGGAGTCTGTTTGGGGCTCAGATTTCCCATCTGCAACTTACACTGAGCAAACCACCACACGCTCCTCCCGAGTGGCCGAAGACCCTGTTCAGTTGGCACTGGGACATGGGGTACAGGGCCCTGCAGACAAAGGTGCCACTCTTCAGCAGGTGCAGCGGGGGGCGAGGCTTGGCCATGAGGAGCGcatcagagaagaggaagaacatgCGGGGTCGAGGCTCCCCGGTGGGAGGCACCACTAAAAGCCAGCCCTGTCGTAGGAACCATCGCCCTAGAAAATGAGAGCCATTACCTTGTACAGCTCAAGAACCCATAGGAACACAAAAAGGCAGAGGAAGTTCAGGGGCAGGGAGGTAATCTGCTGgctttgtattttggttttttgttttgttttgtttttattgtgtgtatatatggaggTCAGGACAACTCCGTGGGGTCCgttcttccttccacctttatgtgggttccgaGATTAACTCAGTTCACCCAGCAGATGCTCTCACCTGCTGAGCagacatcttgccagcccaagaaGCTGGCTTTGTGGAGGCAGAGGGGTGGGTAAGCAGGGTCGACTGAGGACTGAGGGCAGAGTCCATGGTCTACCTGAAGTAAGCCCTTTGGCTTTGCGTCCGCTGAGTAGAGCCTGGACACGCAGGAGGTGCTGGGCGTTCTTCTGGCTCTGGCCAATGGCGTGGACTCCCTGGGCCGTCTCACTCACCAGGCGGGCAGCCCCTGGAACAACACCCTCCACCTCACTTCCAACAGAACTTTGGTGGTGAAAGATAGGCTAGCCTGGAGGGGCCTGGATCAGGGTCCCGCTTCTTGAAGAAGAGGCAGGGAGGGCACGTAGGGACACTGTACATGTAATGGAAGATGGGGACATACCAGACACTGTTGGAggtcagacccagaaaggctTTGGGACAGGCAGCCTCTGCCTGGCTTGGAGAAGAACAAGAACCTACGTGTGAGCTGGTGGTAGTCAGGGCTGTTGGGAACTGTGTTTTCAGCCAAAGCCACGAC
Coding sequences within:
- the Ccdc107 gene encoding coiled-coil domain-containing protein 107 isoform X2, producing MAGAGPVSSVLGLLLVSALFGALGERRSPDPGAHPERRSQVGPGATEPRRRPPPKDQRERARAGALPLGALYTAAVVAFVLYKCLQGPDEAAILQEEKNKKKSLQSEQQLVQLTQQLAQTEQHLNNLMTQLDPLFERVTTLVGTQRELLNMKLKTVHQLLQDCKPGTGVPVPEASVPFPEDEGQEDQQEAEDSQAWEGPVNWSPDSWNLAPSWEVQQGLRRRWPKTVTEDPAVKGGQPLEG
- the Ccdc107 gene encoding coiled-coil domain-containing protein 107 isoform X1, which gives rise to MAGAGPVSSVLGLLLVSALFGALGERRSPDPGAHPERRSQVGPGATEPRRRPPPKDQRERARAGALPLGALYTAAVVAFVLYKCLQGPDEAAILQEEKNKKKSLQSEQQLVQLTQQLAQTEQHLNNLMTQLDPLFERVTTLVGTQRELLNMKLKTVHQLLQDCKPGTGVPVPGTRSGSGGWETEALTLEQAGLSLTEASVPFPEDEGQEDQQEAEDSQAWEGPVNWSPDSWNLAPSWEVQQGLRRRWPKTVTEDPAVKGGQPLEG
- the Arhgef39 gene encoding rho guanine nucleotide exchange factor 39 isoform X1, coding for MESPGAAARCPLQEQRARWERKRVCTARELLETERRYQEQLGLVATYFLGILKAKGTLRPPERQTLFGPWERIYAASLELLPYLEEGHWGPGLEGFCSHLELYTQFAANAESSQTTLQAQLKKNKRFRRFVRLQEGRPEFGGLQLQDLLPLPLQRLQQYENLVVALAENTVPNSPDYHQLTRAARLVSETAQGVHAIGQSQKNAQHLLRVQALLSGRKAKGLTSGRWFLRQGWLLVVPPTGEPRPRMFFLFSDALLMAKPRPPLHLLKSGTFVCRALYPMSQCQLNRVFGHSGGACGGLLSLSFPTRSYCLCPLTTRSCHGGTTA